In the Natronobacterium texcoconense genome, one interval contains:
- a CDS encoding NAD-dependent epimerase/dehydratase family protein has product MSDRVGVLGATGYVGAAVVQELGERGYDVRPAAGSDHEEYPVVDVCDREAVRSFVDSVDYLVNAAGLVGIDACERRPEAAFAINGLGAANVAWACTRADVPLVHLSSVATIGDPDDLPITAATSRNPTTTYGRTKLAGERAIRTLTDGHVPSITFSVTNVYGGGGRSVVDYFLERATAGEDLTVHRPGTQERDLIHVHDVASGIATAVDRLVDADPVARSYVLGRGESYSVLELAELVAHEREAVTGSSVGIELCERPNSGSPVLERFDVDLERVRSELGVEPERNLEEWVEMELERRLEHRSKVQ; this is encoded by the coding sequence ATGAGTGACCGAGTCGGGGTCCTCGGTGCGACCGGCTACGTGGGAGCGGCGGTCGTTCAAGAACTCGGGGAGCGAGGCTACGACGTCCGGCCTGCGGCGGGATCGGATCACGAGGAGTATCCTGTGGTCGACGTCTGCGACCGGGAAGCAGTCCGCTCGTTCGTCGACTCCGTCGATTATCTGGTCAACGCCGCCGGACTGGTCGGAATCGACGCCTGCGAACGTCGCCCGGAGGCCGCCTTCGCGATCAATGGCCTCGGTGCCGCGAACGTCGCGTGGGCGTGTACACGCGCCGACGTTCCGCTCGTCCACCTCTCGAGCGTCGCGACGATCGGCGACCCCGACGACCTGCCGATCACCGCAGCTACCTCGAGAAACCCGACCACGACCTACGGACGCACCAAACTGGCCGGCGAACGCGCCATCCGGACGCTGACCGACGGCCACGTCCCATCGATCACGTTCTCCGTAACGAACGTCTACGGCGGCGGCGGTAGGTCGGTCGTCGACTACTTCCTCGAGCGAGCGACCGCCGGCGAGGACCTGACGGTCCACCGGCCGGGAACCCAGGAACGAGATCTGATCCACGTCCACGACGTCGCTTCCGGAATCGCAACTGCCGTCGACCGCCTCGTAGACGCCGACCCAGTCGCCCGATCGTACGTACTCGGCCGCGGCGAGTCCTACAGCGTCCTCGAGTTGGCGGAGCTGGTGGCTCACGAACGCGAAGCCGTCACTGGCTCTTCGGTCGGTATCGAACTCTGCGAGCGACCGAACTCCGGTTCACCCGTTCTCGAACGGTTCGACGTCGACCTCGAGCGCGTCCGCTCGGAACTCGGGGTCGAACCAGAGCGTAACCTCGAGGAGTGGGTGGAGATGGAACTAGAGCGGCGGCTCGAGCATCGAAGCAAGGTGCAGTAG
- the cca gene encoding CCA tRNA nucleotidyltransferase yields MSDDSDDHGNRDRDEESDDLEAVLTTVRDRVDPDADERGRLREVADRLTERAEAAATDRCADADVILVGSTARGTWTSGDRDIDVFVRFPPDLDRETLEEYGLAVGHATLPEGHEEYAEHPYVKGTVEGFDVDVVPCFRLESATEIQSAVDRTPFHNQYLRERLDDDLAADVRLTKQFLRGIGSYGSDLRTRGFSGFLTELLVCEYGGFRELLEAAREWHPQIELDPEDHGRETFGDPLVVVDPTDPERNVAAVCSEENVARLQHYAREFLEDPSVDYFDPVDPEPLTESELQNHLERRETTPIAVRFDAPNLVEDQLYPQLEKSIEGITSGLDDRGFKVFRGTAIADDAAVIFVELAVSELPAVERHEGPPVHVRGHAEGFYDAYTDDPDAYGPFIEGGRYVTERDREFTTAREFLESDRLFDVGLGAHIETALESDYEVLVEDEVTALLEEFGRELRQYFEPSPRR; encoded by the coding sequence ATGAGCGACGATTCGGACGACCACGGGAACCGCGACCGTGACGAGGAGTCGGACGACCTCGAAGCCGTACTGACTACCGTTCGCGACCGCGTCGACCCCGATGCGGACGAACGTGGGCGGCTCCGCGAGGTCGCGGACAGACTCACCGAACGTGCCGAGGCCGCGGCGACCGACCGCTGTGCGGACGCCGACGTCATTCTCGTCGGCTCGACTGCGAGAGGAACCTGGACCAGCGGTGACCGCGACATCGACGTCTTCGTCCGTTTCCCGCCGGATCTCGATCGGGAAACCCTGGAAGAGTACGGTCTCGCCGTCGGCCACGCCACACTCCCCGAGGGCCACGAGGAGTACGCCGAACACCCCTACGTCAAGGGCACCGTCGAGGGGTTCGACGTCGACGTCGTCCCTTGCTTCCGGCTCGAGTCGGCGACCGAGATCCAGTCTGCCGTCGACCGGACGCCGTTTCACAACCAGTACCTCCGCGAGCGACTCGACGACGACCTCGCGGCCGACGTCCGCCTCACGAAGCAGTTCCTGCGCGGGATCGGCTCCTACGGCAGCGATCTCCGGACGCGAGGGTTCAGCGGCTTTCTCACCGAACTTCTCGTCTGCGAGTACGGCGGTTTCCGGGAACTACTCGAGGCTGCACGCGAGTGGCACCCCCAGATCGAACTCGATCCCGAGGACCACGGCCGGGAGACGTTCGGTGACCCGCTCGTCGTCGTCGATCCGACGGACCCGGAGCGCAACGTCGCCGCCGTCTGTTCTGAAGAAAACGTCGCACGACTCCAGCACTACGCCCGCGAGTTCCTCGAGGACCCCAGCGTCGACTACTTCGACCCCGTCGACCCCGAACCGCTGACCGAGAGTGAACTCCAGAATCACCTCGAGCGACGCGAGACGACGCCGATCGCGGTTCGGTTCGACGCGCCGAACCTCGTCGAGGACCAGCTCTACCCACAGCTCGAGAAGTCGATCGAGGGGATCACCAGCGGACTCGACGACCGCGGATTCAAGGTCTTCCGCGGGACGGCGATCGCCGACGACGCCGCGGTAATCTTCGTCGAACTCGCCGTCAGCGAACTGCCGGCCGTCGAACGCCACGAGGGACCACCAGTCCACGTCCGAGGCCACGCAGAAGGGTTCTACGACGCCTACACCGACGACCCGGACGCCTACGGACCGTTCATCGAAGGCGGTCGCTACGTCACCGAACGCGACCGCGAGTTCACCACCGCACGGGAATTCCTCGAGAGCGACCGCCTCTTCGACGTCGGACTCGGCGCGCACATCGAGACAGCACTCGAGTCCGACTACGAAGTCCTGGTCGAGGACGAAGTGACGGCACTGCTCGAGGAGTTCGGTCGCGAATTACGACAGTACTTCGAGCCGTCGCCTCGTCGCTAA
- a CDS encoding histone deacetylase family protein, translating to MQFGYSEVCLAHDPGKRHPETPDRLRAIRERLKKKHGVEYVEGDPVGIDTIADVHDRSYVESVEEFCAEGGGNWDPDTGAVEETWDAIRYSAGQACWAVEEALEGATGRKTPFSIGRPPGHHAVVDDAMGFCFVNNVAVAAQRALEADDYDVDRVAIVDWDVHHGNGTQDIFYDRDDVYFVSIHEQGLYPGTGDIDETGTGDGEGTTMNVPMPAGTDDNEYLAIVDGPIAAALESYDPDLLIVSAGFDAHRHDPISRIRLSSEAYALMTDRLRDLADRTDAALAFVLEGGYSLDVLADSVSIVHETFDGREPIEPDGEIGDRAVSTIEDVLEEHGLEDDVDI from the coding sequence ATGCAATTTGGCTACAGCGAGGTCTGTCTCGCACACGATCCCGGAAAACGGCATCCGGAGACGCCGGACCGCTTGCGAGCGATCAGGGAGCGGCTGAAGAAAAAACACGGCGTCGAGTACGTGGAGGGCGATCCAGTCGGGATCGATACGATCGCGGACGTCCACGACCGCTCGTACGTCGAATCAGTCGAAGAGTTCTGTGCCGAGGGTGGTGGGAACTGGGATCCGGATACGGGTGCCGTCGAGGAGACCTGGGACGCGATCCGGTACAGCGCGGGACAGGCTTGCTGGGCGGTCGAGGAAGCACTCGAGGGCGCGACTGGCCGAAAGACGCCGTTCTCGATCGGTCGGCCGCCGGGCCACCACGCGGTCGTCGACGACGCGATGGGCTTCTGTTTCGTGAACAACGTCGCGGTGGCCGCCCAGCGAGCGCTCGAGGCCGACGACTACGACGTCGATCGGGTCGCGATCGTCGACTGGGACGTCCACCACGGTAACGGGACACAGGACATCTTCTACGACCGGGACGACGTCTACTTCGTTTCGATTCACGAGCAGGGACTGTATCCCGGCACCGGCGATATCGACGAGACGGGAACGGGGGACGGCGAGGGGACGACGATGAACGTCCCGATGCCCGCCGGCACCGACGACAACGAGTACCTCGCAATCGTCGACGGTCCGATCGCCGCCGCGCTCGAGTCGTACGATCCGGACCTGCTAATCGTCAGCGCGGGGTTCGACGCCCATCGTCACGATCCGATTTCGCGAATCCGTCTCTCGTCGGAGGCCTACGCCCTGATGACCGATCGGCTCCGGGATCTGGCCGACAGGACCGACGCGGCGCTGGCGTTCGTCCTCGAGGGCGGGTACAGTCTCGACGTGTTAGCCGACAGCGTCTCGATCGTTCACGAGACGTTCGACGGCCGGGAACCGATCGAACCCGACGGTGAGATCGGTGACAGGGCAGTTTCGACGATCGAAGACGTCCTCGAAGAACACGGGTTGGAAGACGACGTCGATATTTAG
- a CDS encoding histone, protein MNVELPFAPVDTIIRRNAGDLRVSADASKELATRIQEHGSELAIDAAEHATEDGRKTLMAEDFGVEQVVDKDDLELPVAPVDRIARLEIDDRYRVSMDARIALADILEDYADNVAEAAAILARHADRRTITDDDIETYFSLFE, encoded by the coding sequence ATGAACGTCGAACTCCCGTTCGCCCCGGTTGACACGATCATCCGGCGGAACGCGGGCGATCTTCGGGTGAGTGCCGATGCGTCGAAGGAACTCGCAACGCGGATCCAGGAACACGGGAGCGAACTCGCAATCGACGCCGCCGAACACGCGACCGAGGACGGTCGCAAGACCCTGATGGCGGAGGACTTCGGCGTCGAACAGGTCGTCGACAAGGACGACCTCGAGTTACCGGTTGCGCCGGTCGACCGAATCGCACGACTGGAAATCGACGACCGATACCGCGTCTCGATGGACGCTCGCATCGCGCTGGCGGACATTCTCGAGGACTACGCCGACAACGTAGCAGAGGCGGCGGCGATCCTCGCTCGACACGCCGACCGACGCACCATCACGGACGACGACATCGAGACGTACTTCTCGCTGTTCGAGTGA
- a CDS encoding single-stranded DNA binding protein gives MSDIEGVYEDLEADVSLEEFREAVEEKVEQMGGLADEETAAMLVAHEVGESEVGGVADIEPGMEEAKFVAKVISIGEVRTFERDGEDEDGRVVNVEVADETGSVRAAFWDEHAEAATDELEEGDVLRIKGRPKDGFSGVEVSVDQAEPDPDTEIDVQLSDTYAVEDLSLGLSNVNLVGLVLDTDSVRTFDRDDGSEGKVSNVTLGDSTGRIRVTLWDEQADLAEELEPDTTVEVVDGYVRERDGNLELHVGNRGAIEEVDEEVDYVPDSTPIEGAEIGQTVDLAGVVRSADPKRTFDRDDGSEGQVRNIRVQDATDDIRVALWGEKADLEIGPGDEVALGDVEIQDGWQDDLEASAGWQSTITVLESDSSATAEADEGSDDNAGLSDFAGGESDAESTASSDDEAGSGEDEDDPTDGEELEFTGVVVQAGEPVVLDDGETTMSVETDADVGLGEEVTARGVVRDGRLEANDVF, from the coding sequence ATGAGCGACATCGAGGGTGTCTACGAGGATCTCGAGGCCGACGTCTCTCTCGAGGAGTTTCGCGAGGCCGTCGAGGAGAAAGTAGAGCAGATGGGTGGACTCGCGGACGAGGAGACGGCGGCGATGCTCGTCGCTCACGAGGTCGGCGAGAGCGAAGTCGGCGGCGTGGCGGACATCGAACCCGGAATGGAGGAGGCAAAGTTCGTCGCGAAGGTGATCTCGATCGGCGAGGTCCGGACGTTCGAACGCGACGGTGAGGACGAGGACGGCCGTGTCGTCAACGTCGAGGTCGCCGACGAGACCGGCTCCGTGCGAGCGGCGTTCTGGGACGAGCACGCCGAGGCAGCGACCGACGAACTCGAGGAGGGCGACGTGTTGCGGATCAAGGGCCGGCCGAAGGACGGCTTTTCCGGCGTCGAGGTCAGCGTCGATCAGGCCGAACCGGATCCGGACACCGAGATCGACGTCCAGCTTTCGGATACCTACGCCGTCGAGGACCTCTCGCTTGGCCTTTCGAACGTCAATCTCGTCGGACTCGTACTGGACACCGACAGCGTCCGAACCTTCGACCGCGACGACGGCTCCGAAGGGAAGGTCTCGAACGTCACGCTCGGCGACTCGACCGGCAGAATTCGCGTGACGCTGTGGGACGAGCAGGCGGATCTGGCCGAGGAACTCGAGCCCGACACGACGGTCGAGGTCGTCGACGGTTACGTCCGGGAACGGGACGGGAACCTCGAGTTGCACGTCGGCAACCGTGGCGCGATCGAGGAGGTCGACGAGGAGGTCGACTACGTCCCCGACAGCACGCCGATCGAGGGCGCCGAGATCGGCCAGACGGTCGATCTCGCGGGTGTCGTTCGTTCGGCAGATCCGAAACGGACCTTCGACCGCGACGACGGCTCCGAGGGGCAGGTGCGCAACATCCGAGTACAGGACGCGACCGACGACATCCGCGTCGCGCTCTGGGGTGAGAAGGCCGACCTCGAGATCGGTCCCGGCGACGAGGTCGCGCTGGGCGACGTCGAGATCCAGGACGGCTGGCAGGACGACCTCGAGGCCTCCGCGGGCTGGCAGTCGACGATCACGGTGCTCGAGTCCGACTCGAGTGCCACTGCAGAAGCCGACGAGGGAAGCGACGACAACGCGGGGCTTTCGGACTTCGCGGGCGGTGAAAGCGACGCCGAGAGCACGGCGAGTAGCGACGACGAGGCTGGTTCGGGTGAGGACGAAGACGATCCCACCGACGGCGAGGAACTCGAGTTCACCGGCGTCGTGGTCCAGGCCGGTGAGCCGGTCGTCCTGGACGACGGCGAGACGACGATGAGCGTCGAAACCGACGCCGACGTCGGCCTCGGTGAGGAAGTAACCGCCCGAGGGGTCGTCCGTGACGGGCGTCTCGAGGCAAACGACGTGTTCTGA